Proteins encoded in a region of the Sphingomonas japonica genome:
- the flgK gene encoding flagellar hook-associated protein FlgK: protein MSDMLAIGASGVRAYQSALTSTSENIANAGVDGYSRRTTTLRDISPSGSSLTGGSVRNGSGVAIIDIERAGDQFRSAEVRSTSSELGKSEAGIVWLETIERALSGSRLTDGLAAFFNAAQNVAADPSSLASRAVMLDKASGLAGSFASTATTLATAAGDLDATANQAVRDLNVLSEALAKVNAGLGRASPGTSGQAGLLDQRDRLLDSMSALIDVDVQLDDFGRASVRAGGVAGPVLIAGEVAGYLSYARNDEGAVALTLSRNQQATLVTANSGAIAGIADGAQRIADARAMIEDLATEFVDGINALQAQGDDLTGTAGAAMFDMPAGASSMKLTLDDPRGIAAAARGGGTRDNANLAEFATFRDEGRFETRLTELNLINASALQGRKSVADAQSIMHDQAVAGRDALTGVNLDEEAVDLMRFQQAYQASSRVIQIARETLQSILDIR from the coding sequence ATGAGCGACATGCTCGCTATCGGCGCCAGCGGCGTACGCGCCTATCAAAGCGCGTTGACCTCCACGTCAGAGAATATCGCCAATGCGGGAGTCGACGGCTATTCGCGGCGCACGACCACGCTGCGCGACATATCGCCGTCGGGCTCGTCGCTCACCGGCGGCAGCGTCCGCAACGGTTCGGGCGTCGCGATCATCGACATCGAACGTGCCGGCGATCAGTTCCGGTCGGCCGAGGTACGCTCGACCAGCAGTGAACTCGGTAAGAGCGAGGCGGGGATCGTCTGGCTCGAGACGATCGAGCGCGCCTTGTCCGGAAGTCGCCTGACCGACGGTCTCGCCGCATTCTTTAACGCCGCGCAGAATGTCGCGGCCGACCCGTCGTCGCTGGCATCGCGCGCGGTGATGCTCGACAAGGCGTCGGGGCTGGCCGGAAGTTTCGCGAGCACCGCGACGACGCTTGCGACTGCGGCGGGCGATCTCGATGCCACCGCGAATCAGGCGGTCCGCGATCTCAATGTCCTGTCGGAAGCGCTGGCCAAGGTGAATGCCGGACTAGGGCGCGCCTCGCCGGGCACGTCGGGGCAGGCTGGCCTGCTCGACCAGCGCGATCGCCTGCTCGATTCGATGAGCGCGCTGATCGACGTCGATGTCCAGCTCGACGATTTCGGCCGCGCGTCGGTGCGCGCCGGCGGCGTCGCGGGACCGGTGCTGATCGCGGGCGAGGTCGCCGGGTATCTTTCCTATGCGCGCAATGACGAAGGCGCGGTTGCGCTGACGCTCAGCCGCAACCAGCAGGCGACCCTGGTCACCGCAAATTCCGGGGCGATCGCCGGGATCGCCGATGGGGCGCAGCGCATCGCCGACGCCCGTGCGATGATCGAGGATCTGGCGACCGAGTTCGTCGACGGCATCAATGCGCTGCAGGCGCAGGGCGACGACCTCACCGGTACCGCGGGCGCGGCGATGTTCGACATGCCCGCCGGTGCGTCGAGCATGAAGCTGACGCTGGATGACCCGCGCGGCATCGCCGCGGCGGCCCGTGGGGGCGGCACGCGGGACAACGCCAATCTCGCCGAGTTCGCGACGTTCCGCGACGAAGGTCGGTTCGAGACGCGCCTGACCGAGCTCAACCTGATCAATGCGTCAGCGCTGCAGGGGCGCAAGTCGGTGGCCGATGCGCAATCCATCATGCACGATCAGGCGGTGGCGGGGCGCGATGCGCTGACCGGCGTCAATCTCGACGAGGAAGCGGTCGACCTGATGCGCTTCC